The genomic segment TGTATAATGTCAGAAAAAACTTCTGACCGATCGAGAACATTAATATCGTTTAGGGTACCTGGTAAGCCGAAAAAagcgtgccatatccaaagatccTGTGATGCCACAGCCTTTAAGACAATGGTCGGCTTTCCGTGACCTCGTGCGTACTGCCCTCTCCAAGACCTTGGGCAgtttttccactcccaatgcatacagtcgataCTGCCTATCATTCCCGGAAATCCGCGTACCTCTCCGATATCGAGTAATCGTTGAAGATCAGCTGGTGTAGGTTTTCGTAGATACTCATCTCCAAATAATTGTATTATCGCTTCGTTGAACTTCTCCAAACATAAAAGTGCGGTACtctcaccaagtcggagatattcGTCATACGTATCTCCCGATTGACCATATGCTAGCATACGTATAGCTGCAGTACACTTTTGAAGTGCAGATAGGCCGTACCTTCCGTGAGCATTTTGTCTTTGACGAAAGTATGAAACTTCATTAGTCAGGCGGTCGACAATGGAAAGGAACAATGGCTTCGTCATTCGAAAACGCTGCCTAAACATTTCTGGTGGGTATGTAGGATTTTCACTGAAATAGTCATTCCAAAGGTCTTCGTGGCCTTGCTCCCTATGTCTTTCGATATAAGCTCGTCTCTTCGGCTTGTTAATTTGTTGGTCGATGAAATTATCAACTTGTTGGTCGATAAAATTATCAACATGTTCGTCAAACGTATCTTCAATTAGTTTATCTGCTGCATCATCTGATGAGAAAGACATCAC from the Raphanus sativus cultivar WK10039 unplaced genomic scaffold, ASM80110v3 Scaffold3747, whole genome shotgun sequence genome contains:
- the LOC130506865 gene encoding uncharacterized protein LOC130506865 — its product is MSFSSDDAADKLIEDTFDEHVDNFIDQQVDNFIDQQINKPKRRAYIERHREQGHEDLWNDYFSENPTYPPEMFRQRFRMTKPLFLSIVDRLTNEVSYFRQRQNAHGRYGLSALQKCTAAIRMLAYGQSGDTYDEYLRLGESTALLCLEKFNEAIIQLFGDEYLRKPTPADLQRLLDIGEVRGFPGMIGSIDCMHWEWKNCPRSWRGQYARGHGKPTIVLKAVASQDLWIWHAFFGLPGTLNDINVLDRSEVFSDIIQGRAPKVNFTVNGHNYRMAYYLTDGIYPKWSTFIQSIPLPQGLKAELFAEKQESARKDVERAFGVLQSRFAIVKNPALLWDKEKIGKIMRTCVILHNMIVENERNTYILSDTSEFESGESSRSSQVEISQPTDSPSNFVNRHGIQAQIRDQQKHDRLKADLVENIWHKYGYLYE